A genomic window from Deinococcus aetherius includes:
- a CDS encoding alpha/beta hydrolase family protein — protein MPHPLRLALLLAGVTAAPAAQARLAQTDAAPLSIERMRARAYPGSALTTRQTLRPGAGYQRRVVSYLSDGMRINALLTVPNGTPPRGGWPAIVFNHGYIPPQQYRTTERYVAYVDAFARAGFVVLKPDYRGHGSSQGEPAAAAYWSPEYTVDVLNAFSSLQKLKGVNPGRIGMWGHSMGGHITLRAMVINPEIKAGNIWAGVVGPYSLIFQDLPRWGGGSGGNDPRAQMLARYGTPDRNPALYRSISPNSFLADLKGRPLQLHHGTGDTHVPISFSQAPARGLKAAGQPSTFFSYPGDDHNLSRNLGVALRRSVEFFKNTL, from the coding sequence ATGCCCCACCCCTTGCGCCTCGCCCTGCTGCTCGCCGGCGTGACTGCGGCCCCGGCCGCGCAGGCCCGGCTCGCCCAGACGGACGCCGCTCCCCTCTCCATCGAGCGGATGCGGGCGCGCGCCTACCCGGGCAGCGCCCTCACCACCCGCCAGACGCTCCGCCCGGGCGCGGGCTACCAGCGGCGCGTGGTGTCCTACCTCTCGGACGGGATGCGCATCAACGCCCTGCTCACCGTTCCCAACGGTACGCCGCCCAGGGGGGGCTGGCCCGCCATCGTGTTCAACCACGGGTACATCCCCCCGCAGCAGTACCGGACCACCGAGCGGTACGTCGCCTACGTCGACGCCTTCGCCCGCGCCGGGTTCGTCGTCCTCAAGCCCGATTACCGGGGCCACGGCAGTTCGCAGGGAGAGCCCGCGGCGGCGGCCTACTGGTCTCCGGAGTACACCGTCGACGTGCTCAACGCCTTTTCCTCCCTCCAGAAATTGAAGGGCGTGAATCCCGGGCGCATCGGGATGTGGGGCCACTCGATGGGTGGGCACATCACCCTACGCGCCATGGTCATCAACCCCGAGATCAAGGCCGGCAACATCTGGGCGGGCGTCGTCGGCCCGTACAGCCTGATCTTCCAGGACCTCCCCCGCTGGGGCGGTGGCTCCGGGGGAAATGACCCCCGCGCCCAGATGCTCGCGAGGTACGGCACGCCGGACCGCAACCCGGCCCTCTACCGGTCGATCTCCCCGAACTCCTTTCTGGCGGACCTCAAGGGGCGCCCCCTCCAGCTTCACCACGGCACCGGGGACACGCACGTCCCCATCAGCTTCTCCCAGGCGCCCGCGAGGGGCCTCAAAGCCGCGGGGCAGCCCTCCACGTTCTTCTCCTACCCGGGGGACGACCACAATCTCAGCCGGAACCTGGGCGTGGCCCTCAGGCGGTCGGTGGAATTCTTCAAGAACACCCTGTAG
- a CDS encoding AlbA family DNA-binding domain-containing protein — protein sequence MHFQDFQSLLGYGESDWLDYKAALGPGIEQPGLPKEVRAHAQAELLKDLMCLANSPAPRRTRYLVRGVKDRPDGRHVVGAARPLDDADVQTWLEGRFDPPLQVQYWQWPWADGTFVGVFELRTAPGVVHVPARSLGQALVEGQVWWRRGSRNTLAGREGLQVLFGPPQPAPLVGWTFSDGGWDDRAFVDPQVNRVIQDGRAALPPRLEEAVAQLRALAARPLPSGDVPDTVLGLSGPQPAVPAVLDPAQVKVLRSRLAGWGVQVPAEAFQMRGVWAATPHVWPSPWQALGQGAPTGPGLAWYEAFAALVRLLDGHAREVEGLKQSAARPRVTLAVRNEGVGALVEGHLQLVPVGNLRFNFGVLARVLPGQSPRELRPGPSGSAQVMLGTLPPQGSWTAGNLPLERAWGEPSVLRYEVTARNLRGAVRGDLVIA from the coding sequence ATGCACTTCCAGGACTTTCAATCGTTGTTAGGCTACGGGGAATCCGACTGGCTGGATTACAAGGCGGCGCTTGGCCCGGGCATTGAGCAGCCCGGCCTGCCCAAGGAGGTCCGGGCCCACGCCCAGGCCGAACTGCTCAAGGACCTGATGTGCCTGGCCAACAGCCCGGCGCCGCGCCGGACGCGGTACCTGGTGCGGGGGGTCAAGGACCGCCCCGACGGCCGGCACGTCGTCGGCGCCGCGCGGCCGCTGGATGACGCCGACGTGCAGACCTGGCTGGAGGGCCGCTTCGATCCGCCCCTGCAGGTGCAGTACTGGCAGTGGCCGTGGGCGGACGGCACCTTCGTGGGCGTGTTCGAGCTGCGCACGGCGCCGGGCGTGGTGCATGTCCCGGCCCGTTCGCTCGGGCAGGCCCTCGTGGAGGGCCAGGTCTGGTGGCGCCGCGGCTCGCGCAACACCCTGGCGGGCCGCGAGGGTCTCCAGGTGCTGTTCGGCCCTCCCCAGCCCGCCCCACTGGTCGGCTGGACGTTTTCGGACGGGGGCTGGGACGACCGCGCGTTCGTGGACCCACAGGTGAACCGGGTCATTCAGGACGGGCGCGCCGCCCTGCCGCCCCGCCTGGAGGAGGCCGTCGCCCAGCTGCGGGCCCTGGCGGCGCGCCCGCTTCCGTCCGGGGACGTGCCCGACACGGTGCTGGGCCTGTCCGGCCCTCAGCCCGCGGTGCCCGCCGTGCTGGACCCGGCGCAGGTGAAGGTGCTCCGGTCGCGGCTCGCGGGGTGGGGCGTGCAGGTCCCGGCCGAGGCGTTTCAGATGCGGGGGGTCTGGGCCGCCACGCCTCACGTCTGGCCGTCGCCGTGGCAGGCCCTCGGGCAGGGCGCGCCCACCGGACCGGGGCTGGCGTGGTACGAGGCCTTCGCCGCCCTGGTGCGGCTGCTGGACGGGCATGCCCGGGAGGTCGAGGGGCTGAAGCAGTCCGCCGCGCGACCCCGCGTGACCCTCGCGGTGCGCAACGAGGGGGTGGGCGCGCTCGTGGAGGGGCACCTGCAACTCGTGCCGGTCGGGAACCTGCGCTTCAACTTCGGGGTGCTGGCCCGCGTGTTGCCCGGCCAGTCCCCGCGGGAGCTTCGCCCCGGACCCTCCGGCTCGGCGCAGGTCATGCTGGGCACCTTGCCCCCTCAGGGGAGCTGGACGGCCGGGAACCTGCCGCTGGAACGCGCCTGGGGCGAGCCGAGCGTCCTGAGATACGAGGTCACGGCGCGCAACCTGCGTGGGGCCGTGCGGGGCGACCTCGTGATCGCCTGA
- a CDS encoding UvrD-helicase domain-containing protein, with amino-acid sequence MTPRPTYPVVLIPPRLQQALASSPDLPAFDVPPPTEDAFPPNLSPGKSLLSTFYGLFRLKGQADTLTAPERQAARDRYAAAVRQHGQARAEFEAAERAKLTPEVLHAHRRRKVAALLESGAVEGVGESFALAGLAEMHLFEQLQRHFPNRILRRRLLASGQKTYHPDFLYFDPAHRLRMDIELDEPYGLGHRLPIHFMEFDARAQAYRSGDEVRDEAFLAACWPVIRFSEQQAVENPDGCARVVAEVVERLTGQGTPSLKEVLPVSAHPRWTREEANVMAAGDTRLHLTAHVKRVDEKPAPKPQRVFVPSEYQQRIFDFLEFEDGHGLVIAVAGSGKSTTLLESVKVIKRGDARARIAVLAFNRSIRHELETKLGEAGVDDVETATLNGFGMRVLNRRKRGIKVDQHKAAGMLNRAALDVLGTRLTQDDLKRVRNLYEKFQSYVHCDPSDPDHYARLARQYNVTDAEGLQPVVARALDLTVATYQAQNLISLDEQNYLPVRLNLPMQPYDFVFVDECQDLTQTQLELVRRAAGETGRLLFVGDPRQAIMGFRGADNNSVENIRRLPSPPRELKLTVSYRCPKSHVRRAQALMPAIEAAPHAREGEVFEVGWAQAFGYVRERDLLFSRNNDLVDLIVLELLSRGLTLDYEGQAALRPDKSDQEEALESDSGRVRKVVTELRNLAAGFVPASAPRARPPLGPRNKPLKVLPPWVLGRLHEQAQRWDGGEFRTFVEAVTAPDPRMGVRVSSAHQAKGLEADRVFVMGYPLFAKLRQDQQEWERQQEENLKYVALTRARETLYLVGLP; translated from the coding sequence GTGACTCCCCGCCCCACCTACCCCGTCGTCCTGATCCCACCGCGTCTCCAGCAGGCGCTCGCCTCCAGTCCGGACCTCCCCGCGTTCGACGTCCCCCCGCCGACTGAGGACGCCTTCCCCCCGAACCTCTCCCCCGGTAAGAGTCTCCTGTCCACCTTCTACGGCCTGTTCAGACTCAAAGGGCAGGCGGACACCCTGACCGCCCCCGAACGTCAGGCCGCCAGGGACCGGTACGCCGCCGCCGTGCGTCAGCACGGACAGGCCCGGGCCGAGTTCGAGGCGGCCGAACGCGCCAAGCTCACGCCCGAAGTCCTGCACGCCCACCGGCGGCGGAAGGTGGCCGCCCTGCTGGAGAGCGGCGCCGTGGAGGGGGTCGGGGAGAGCTTCGCCCTGGCCGGTCTAGCGGAGATGCACCTGTTCGAGCAGCTCCAGCGGCACTTTCCGAACCGCATCCTGCGGCGCCGACTGCTGGCGAGCGGTCAGAAGACCTACCACCCCGATTTCCTGTACTTCGATCCCGCCCACCGCTTACGCATGGATATCGAACTCGACGAGCCGTACGGCCTGGGTCACAGGCTGCCCATTCACTTCATGGAGTTCGACGCGAGGGCGCAGGCCTACCGCAGTGGGGACGAGGTCCGGGACGAGGCCTTCCTCGCGGCCTGCTGGCCGGTGATCCGGTTTTCGGAGCAGCAGGCCGTGGAGAACCCGGACGGCTGTGCCCGGGTCGTCGCAGAGGTGGTGGAGCGGTTGACGGGTCAGGGCACCCCTTCCCTGAAGGAGGTCTTGCCCGTCTCGGCGCACCCACGCTGGACGCGGGAGGAGGCCAACGTAATGGCCGCCGGGGACACCCGCCTCCACCTCACCGCCCACGTCAAACGGGTCGACGAGAAGCCCGCCCCGAAACCGCAGCGGGTGTTCGTCCCTTCCGAGTACCAGCAGCGGATCTTCGACTTCTTGGAGTTCGAGGATGGGCACGGGCTCGTTATCGCGGTCGCCGGGAGCGGCAAGAGCACCACCCTGCTGGAGAGCGTGAAGGTCATCAAACGCGGTGATGCCCGCGCCCGGATCGCGGTGCTGGCCTTCAACCGCAGCATCCGGCATGAGCTGGAGACGAAGCTCGGCGAGGCGGGGGTCGACGACGTGGAGACGGCCACCCTGAACGGGTTCGGGATGCGGGTGCTCAACCGGCGCAAACGTGGGATCAAGGTAGATCAGCACAAGGCGGCGGGCATGCTCAACCGGGCGGCCCTGGACGTGTTGGGGACCCGGCTGACTCAGGACGACCTGAAGCGTGTCCGCAACCTCTACGAGAAGTTTCAGAGCTATGTCCACTGCGATCCTTCGGACCCGGACCACTACGCCCGACTGGCCCGGCAGTACAACGTCACGGACGCCGAAGGGCTGCAACCGGTCGTCGCCCGTGCCCTGGACCTGACCGTGGCCACCTACCAAGCCCAGAACCTGATCAGCCTCGACGAGCAGAACTACCTGCCCGTGAGGTTGAACCTGCCCATGCAGCCATACGACTTCGTGTTCGTGGACGAGTGCCAGGACCTGACCCAGACGCAACTGGAGCTGGTGCGGCGGGCCGCCGGGGAAACAGGACGGCTGCTCTTTGTGGGGGATCCCCGGCAGGCCATCATGGGCTTTCGTGGGGCGGACAACAACAGCGTCGAGAACATCAGGCGGCTGCCTAGTCCGCCCCGGGAACTCAAGCTGACCGTCAGCTACCGTTGCCCGAAATCCCATGTCCGGCGAGCGCAGGCCTTGATGCCCGCCATCGAGGCGGCGCCGCACGCCCGGGAGGGGGAGGTCTTCGAGGTGGGCTGGGCACAGGCGTTCGGGTACGTCCGGGAACGGGATCTGCTGTTCTCCCGCAACAACGACCTGGTCGACCTGATCGTGCTGGAACTGCTGTCCCGGGGCCTGACCCTGGATTACGAGGGTCAGGCGGCACTTCGCCCCGACAAGTCGGACCAGGAGGAGGCCCTGGAGAGCGATTCGGGACGGGTCCGCAAGGTGGTGACGGAGCTGCGGAACCTCGCGGCGGGCTTCGTCCCTGCCAGCGCGCCCAGGGCCCGCCCCCCGCTCGGCCCCAGGAACAAACCACTGAAGGTCCTGCCGCCGTGGGTGCTTGGCCGGTTGCACGAGCAGGCGCAGCGCTGGGATGGCGGTGAATTCAGGACCTTCGTGGAGGCGGTGACGGCGCCGGACCCCCGGATGGGCGTGCGGGTGTCCAGTGCCCACCAGGCCAAGGGACTGGAAGCGGACCGGGTCTTCGTGATGGGCTATCCGCTGTTCGCCAAACTGCGGCAGGATCAACAGGAGTGGGAACGGCAGCAGGAGGAGAACCTGAAGTACGTCGCGCTCACGCGCGCCCGGGAGACGCTGTACCTGGTGGGACTGCCCTGA
- a CDS encoding TlpA family protein disulfide reductase, whose amino-acid sequence MNIGPDALKLGPLVLGWSQLTLVLGLLAWSSLARFRGAMEAAVVALVTARLWANLPGLFGQLGQSPGAGLLELLDVRRGGWAWGPGLAAGLLALWLPRRRLPDRLALPLLVTVLAGVLPLLLKPTPGVQTFPAVPFPRLAGDAVSRPAALPRPGVVNLWATWCPPCRAEMPLLMRAVQAGEPVVLLNVGEPAGRVGAFLRTYPATNATWLGGEAVTGTLRVSGFPTTFAVNAQGRIVARHLGPLSSAQLQALIRQAKETR is encoded by the coding sequence GTGAACATCGGGCCGGACGCCCTGAAGCTCGGCCCGCTGGTGCTCGGCTGGTCGCAACTCACCCTGGTGCTCGGCCTGCTGGCCTGGTCCTCCCTGGCGCGCTTCCGGGGCGCGATGGAAGCCGCGGTCGTGGCCCTGGTCACCGCCCGCCTCTGGGCGAACCTCCCCGGCCTCTTCGGACAGCTCGGTCAGTCGCCCGGCGCCGGGCTGCTCGAACTGCTCGACGTCCGGCGTGGGGGCTGGGCGTGGGGGCCAGGCCTCGCGGCGGGCCTGCTGGCCCTGTGGCTGCCCCGCCGGCGCCTGCCGGACCGGCTGGCCCTCCCGCTGCTCGTCACGGTCCTGGCGGGCGTGCTGCCCCTGCTGCTCAAGCCCACTCCCGGGGTGCAGACCTTCCCGGCAGTGCCCTTCCCGCGCCTCGCGGGCGACGCGGTCTCGCGCCCTGCCGCGCTGCCCCGCCCGGGCGTCGTGAACCTCTGGGCCACCTGGTGCCCGCCCTGCCGGGCCGAGATGCCGCTCCTGATGCGCGCTGTCCAGGCGGGTGAACCCGTGGTGCTGCTGAACGTCGGCGAGCCGGCCGGTCGGGTGGGGGCGTTCCTGCGCACCTACCCGGCGACGAACGCCACCTGGCTGGGCGGTGAGGCCGTCACCGGCACCCTGCGGGTCAGCGGCTTTCCCACCACCTTCGCGGTGAATGCCCAGGGCCGCATCGTCGCGCGGCACCTCGGCCCCCTGAGCAGCGCTCAGCTGCAAGCCCTGATCCGGCAGGCGAAGGAAACGCGCTGA
- a CDS encoding toll/interleukin-1 receptor domain-containing protein, whose product MARRTPSDRPLIFISHFSAEQEIALKLQELLDQAFLGQVNIFVSSDDRSIRMGADFNGTIQDALKATRYGLLILSPAALRRPWVNIEFGALWVQNKPVTPICHSGLSPAQLPPPYVNHNGLSATDVRALNKLVTNLAQDVEMRAPTVDWQPFLDVVQAAEQGARHRDLDTVAVAVATLTRACSQPEFPQQLRAGGHQYTLGDHEQGAHAALAVLRDHGLVEQRFQHRTQGPSGPGKTYELSGTAAYDELWLDPAFPGLLGQALGRPVPTLLEVSSGDAGQVREDHHLERVRPGAPAATAQRPDEPETLRLLEAAVRDAWEALSHYRSNPPVNTAPLRRQGQTLRERLHAAEEASPGFTAAIGGSAGREQMWSDLARMNDVQPAVERLGQLIEDLRARLRLPLN is encoded by the coding sequence ATGGCCCGCCGGACGCCCTCAGATCGCCCCTTGATTTTCATCTCGCATTTCAGCGCCGAACAGGAGATCGCCCTCAAGCTCCAGGAGCTGCTCGACCAGGCCTTTCTCGGCCAGGTGAACATTTTCGTGTCGTCGGATGACCGCAGCATCCGGATGGGGGCAGACTTCAACGGGACCATTCAGGACGCCCTCAAGGCCACCCGGTACGGCCTGCTGATCCTGAGCCCCGCCGCCCTGCGGCGGCCCTGGGTGAACATCGAGTTCGGCGCGCTGTGGGTTCAGAACAAGCCGGTCACCCCCATCTGTCATTCCGGCCTGAGCCCGGCCCAGCTTCCCCCGCCATACGTGAACCACAACGGCCTGAGCGCGACGGACGTCCGGGCCCTGAACAAGCTGGTGACCAACCTCGCCCAGGATGTGGAGATGCGGGCGCCGACCGTGGACTGGCAGCCCTTCCTCGACGTGGTCCAGGCCGCCGAGCAGGGCGCGAGGCATCGGGACCTGGACACGGTCGCGGTCGCGGTCGCCACGCTCACCCGGGCCTGCAGTCAACCGGAGTTCCCGCAGCAGTTGCGGGCAGGGGGACACCAGTACACCCTGGGCGACCATGAACAGGGTGCCCACGCCGCCCTGGCCGTGCTGAGGGACCACGGCCTGGTCGAGCAGCGGTTTCAACACCGAACCCAGGGGCCGTCGGGGCCAGGGAAAACGTACGAGCTGTCGGGGACGGCCGCCTATGACGAGTTGTGGCTCGATCCGGCGTTTCCCGGCCTGCTCGGCCAGGCGCTGGGCCGTCCGGTTCCCACGCTCCTCGAGGTCAGCTCCGGGGACGCCGGTCAGGTGCGGGAAGACCATCACCTCGAACGGGTCAGACCGGGCGCGCCCGCGGCGACGGCCCAACGCCCGGACGAGCCCGAGACACTCCGGCTTCTGGAGGCGGCCGTCCGGGACGCCTGGGAAGCGCTCAGCCACTACCGCTCGAACCCGCCGGTCAACACGGCGCCCCTCCGGCGGCAGGGCCAGACCCTGCGAGAACGGCTGCACGCCGCCGAGGAGGCCAGCCCCGGGTTCACGGCGGCCATCGGCGGCAGCGCCGGGCGCGAACAGATGTGGAGCGACCTCGCGCGGATGAACGACGTTCAGCCCGCGGTCGAACGGCTCGGCCAGCTGATCGAGGACCTGCGCGCCCGGCTCCGGCTCCCGCTGAACTGA
- a CDS encoding transposase produces the protein MRLDKLKSRARSFERLVGLTPEEFERLLSKLEPLWEQAHRRSLLGAGRVRRIGAGNTFKLDLSQRLFVTLLYLRQYFTMHVLGILFDLDAANVCRNIHGLLPVLEQALPAPLRSRTLQAKPDEVAGNQTKKPRKIRSLEEFLEVFPELTDVIVDGTEQPRGQPKVKKGQTPGKKAVGRPKDKKRFYSVKQGTHTLKTQVAVTPEGQVVHLSATASGRTHDMKVLKRSRLINRLPPHVRVWGDRGYTGLEKVYPERETIVPAKRPKKGELSLEQRELNRLISKVRITAENVINRMKKFRACKEFFRNEPKRHGVIWGCVAGLVNLRWQRRLLLPTT, from the coding sequence TTGCGGCTGGACAAGCTGAAGTCCCGAGCACGTTCCTTCGAGCGTCTGGTGGGGCTGACTCCCGAAGAGTTCGAGCGGCTGCTGAGCAAACTGGAGCCGTTGTGGGAGCAGGCCCACCGCCGCTCCCTGCTGGGCGCCGGACGGGTTCGGCGCATCGGTGCGGGCAACACCTTCAAGCTTGACCTGAGCCAGCGATTATTCGTCACGCTGCTCTACCTGCGCCAGTACTTCACAATGCACGTCCTGGGCATCCTGTTTGACCTGGACGCAGCGAATGTTTGCCGCAACATCCACGGCTTGCTGCCCGTCTTGGAGCAGGCGTTGCCTGCTCCCCTGCGTTCCCGGACCCTCCAGGCCAAGCCGGATGAGGTTGCGGGCAACCAGACCAAGAAGCCGAGAAAGATTCGCTCGTTGGAGGAGTTCTTGGAGGTGTTCCCCGAGCTGACGGACGTGATCGTGGACGGCACCGAGCAGCCCCGGGGGCAGCCGAAGGTGAAGAAGGGCCAGACGCCGGGGAAGAAAGCGGTGGGGCGGCCCAAGGACAAGAAGCGGTTCTATAGCGTCAAGCAGGGCACGCACACCCTGAAGACCCAGGTGGCGGTGACGCCCGAAGGGCAGGTCGTCCATCTCAGTGCGACCGCCAGCGGTCGCACTCATGACATGAAGGTGCTTAAACGGTCGCGCTTGATCAACCGCTTGCCCCCCCATGTCCGAGTGTGGGGGGACCGTGGGTACACCGGGCTGGAGAAGGTCTACCCCGAGCGCGAGACCATCGTGCCCGCCAAGCGCCCGAAGAAGGGCGAGTTGAGCCTGGAGCAACGTGAGCTGAACCGTCTGATCTCCAAGGTACGGATCACCGCCGAGAACGTCATCAATCGGATGAAGAAGTTCCGCGCCTGCAAGGAGTTCTTCCGAAACGAGCCCAAACGGCATGGGGTCATATGGGGCTGTGTCGCCGGACTCGTCAATCTCCGCTGGCAACGCCGACTCCTCCTGCCCACGACCTGA
- a CDS encoding DUF305 domain-containing protein has product MRTSAPVTNTPWRAESDVSAARVKAQRLNLKLTPEYVPLGRRSLESLRNKAADAFNIASMSQTIRHHPYASSISEAEVRSGQRPEARQAAQMITERHTQRSNQLRTWLQQWSNIDPVREEQRLVGLDLAPLFQLTRDETLVGRLVESDRAWREGSVRRHERIIASQIAVLMAIRPELRDFALNVVQSRPVQRAQFQAWLMLWYGQTIETPAS; this is encoded by the coding sequence GTGCGAACGTCCGCCCCCGTCACCAACACGCCCTGGCGGGCCGAGAGTGACGTCAGCGCTGCCCGGGTCAAGGCACAGCGGCTGAACCTCAAGCTCACGCCGGAGTACGTGCCGCTCGGGCGGCGCTCCCTGGAGTCGCTGCGGAACAAGGCGGCGGACGCGTTCAACATCGCCTCCATGTCGCAGACCATTCGGCACCACCCGTACGCCAGCTCCATCTCCGAGGCCGAGGTGCGGAGCGGCCAGCGTCCCGAGGCCCGGCAGGCCGCGCAGATGATCACTGAGCGGCACACCCAGCGGAGCAACCAGCTGCGGACCTGGCTCCAGCAGTGGTCCAACATCGACCCCGTGCGCGAGGAGCAACGGCTGGTGGGTCTCGACCTCGCCCCCCTCTTCCAGCTCACCCGCGACGAGACCCTGGTGGGGCGCCTCGTGGAAAGTGACCGGGCCTGGCGCGAGGGCAGCGTCCGCAGGCACGAGCGGATCATCGCCTCGCAGATCGCCGTCCTCATGGCCATACGCCCGGAACTCAGGGACTTCGCGCTGAATGTCGTGCAGAGTCGGCCGGTGCAGCGCGCCCAGTTCCAGGCCTGGCTGATGCTGTGGTACGGCCAGACCATCGAGACGCCCGCCTCCTGA
- a CDS encoding PRTRC system ThiF family protein codes for MPHKLPSSFLGRERLKVAVVGVGGTGSEVLTGLTHLHLALRALDHAGLHVTAFDPDEVSHANLIRQRYHHSDLGRNKAEVLVTRVNLACNLDWVAVPLKFSGHRARAPWDLVISCVDSRAARRSLHLAAHGRGLYTWRYWLDCGNDLTTGQVVLGTPREAGKRLKHHLPCATELHPELMDTAVPEDDAPSCSAIEALSRQDLFVGRMVATHALDLLWQLFRHGELTHHARYFELRGAALSSRWC; via the coding sequence ATGCCTCACAAGCTCCCCTCCAGCTTTCTGGGCCGGGAACGCCTGAAGGTCGCCGTCGTCGGTGTGGGCGGTACGGGCAGCGAAGTGTTGACCGGGCTCACCCACCTGCATCTGGCGCTCCGGGCGTTGGACCACGCCGGCCTGCATGTCACCGCCTTCGACCCGGACGAGGTGAGCCACGCCAACCTGATCCGGCAGCGCTACCACCACAGCGACCTAGGACGCAACAAGGCGGAGGTGCTCGTTACTCGCGTGAACCTCGCGTGCAATCTCGATTGGGTCGCCGTCCCCCTCAAGTTCAGCGGCCACCGCGCCCGGGCGCCCTGGGACCTGGTCATCAGTTGCGTCGATTCCCGGGCGGCCCGCAGGAGTCTGCACCTCGCCGCGCACGGGAGGGGCCTGTACACCTGGCGGTACTGGCTGGACTGCGGCAACGACCTCACGACGGGTCAGGTCGTCCTCGGGACGCCCCGGGAAGCGGGCAAGCGCCTCAAGCATCATCTGCCCTGCGCGACGGAACTCCACCCGGAACTGATGGACACCGCTGTGCCCGAGGACGACGCGCCGAGTTGCAGCGCCATCGAGGCCTTGAGCCGTCAGGACCTCTTCGTGGGGCGGATGGTGGCGACGCACGCCCTGGACTTGCTGTGGCAACTCTTCCGGCACGGGGAACTCACGCACCACGCCCGGTACTTCGAGTTGCGCGGCGCGGCGCTGAGCAGCCGGTGGTGTTAA
- a CDS encoding bifunctional metallophosphatase/5'-nucleotidase — MFIKTAPLAALTLALVACSPGPVPPAQPVTLQFLDVSDWHAQLDPLSVGSGASAYQVGGAAVLSAYFKQDRAANPNTLTLTGGDAYGASPPLSGFFGEVPAVEAMNVMGFDADTFGNHNFDRGLTFLQNLIDRAKFSYLSANLQHLDANLKNVAPYKIFTVGEVKVAVIGLTNPEAPTLVAPGALGTLQVTDPVAAATQARAAAQAQGAQVFVAITHLGVTGKDAATQAATGPLIDFAGSVRGFDVIFGDHTNEQFSGFVGDALVVENLSKGASYAKVNVTYDLTSRRVTDRVNTFVEPRMDAVTPDPAVEQVLAPYRAQLAQQLDRRVGVATDVFPRGSNIERLGEVALGDLIADAFRTRYGTQLAIQNGGSIRSSLPSSYAPQDKNLRRPTPGYQPGPPYDLVAGDVYSVLPFGNTVVTRTVTGAQLYAALANSVSALPGASGRFLQISGFSFAYDVSKAVGSRIVSVTLDGGTPIQKDATTYTLALSDFTNSGGDEYTMFNDGQGTTREPDAQVVLEYIQGLGTVTPTVGQRIRAVTGT, encoded by the coding sequence ATGTTCATCAAGACCGCACCGCTCGCCGCCCTGACCCTCGCGCTCGTCGCCTGCTCGCCCGGTCCCGTCCCCCCGGCGCAGCCCGTCACCCTCCAGTTCCTCGACGTCTCGGACTGGCACGCGCAACTCGACCCGCTGAGTGTAGGCAGCGGCGCGAGCGCCTACCAGGTGGGCGGCGCGGCGGTACTCAGCGCGTATTTCAAGCAGGACCGCGCGGCCAACCCCAACACCCTCACCCTGACGGGGGGAGACGCGTACGGGGCGTCCCCGCCCCTGTCGGGCTTCTTCGGCGAGGTGCCCGCCGTGGAGGCCATGAACGTCATGGGCTTCGACGCGGACACCTTCGGCAACCACAACTTCGACCGGGGCCTCACCTTTCTCCAGAACCTGATCGACCGGGCCAAGTTCTCGTACCTCTCCGCGAATCTGCAACACCTCGACGCGAACCTGAAGAACGTCGCCCCGTACAAGATCTTCACGGTCGGTGAGGTGAAGGTCGCGGTGATCGGGCTGACCAACCCGGAGGCGCCCACCCTGGTCGCGCCGGGCGCCCTCGGCACCCTGCAGGTCACTGACCCCGTCGCTGCCGCGACCCAGGCGCGGGCGGCCGCGCAGGCCCAGGGCGCCCAGGTCTTCGTGGCGATCACGCACCTGGGCGTCACGGGCAAGGATGCGGCCACCCAAGCGGCAACCGGTCCCCTGATCGATTTCGCGGGGAGCGTCCGGGGCTTCGATGTGATCTTCGGCGACCACACCAACGAGCAGTTCAGCGGCTTCGTGGGAGACGCCCTCGTCGTGGAGAACCTTAGCAAGGGGGCGAGTTACGCGAAGGTGAACGTCACCTACGACCTGACCAGCCGCCGGGTGACGGACCGGGTGAACACCTTCGTCGAGCCGCGCATGGACGCCGTCACGCCCGACCCCGCCGTCGAGCAGGTGCTCGCCCCTTACCGTGCCCAGCTCGCCCAGCAGCTCGACCGCCGAGTGGGCGTGGCGACCGATGTCTTTCCCCGTGGCAGCAACATTGAGCGCCTGGGGGAGGTCGCGCTGGGCGACTTGATCGCGGACGCCTTCCGGACACGTTACGGCACCCAGCTTGCCATTCAGAATGGCGGGAGCATCCGCAGTTCCCTGCCCTCCAGCTACGCGCCGCAGGACAAGAACCTGCGACGGCCCACGCCCGGGTACCAGCCGGGGCCGCCCTATGATCTGGTGGCGGGGGACGTGTACTCGGTGTTGCCCTTCGGGAATACGGTGGTCACCCGCACGGTCACCGGGGCGCAACTGTACGCGGCGCTGGCAAATAGCGTCTCGGCCCTGCCCGGGGCGAGCGGACGCTTCCTGCAGATCTCGGGTTTCTCGTTCGCCTACGACGTGAGCAAGGCGGTCGGCTCCCGGATCGTGAGCGTCACCCTGGACGGCGGCACGCCGATTCAAAAGGACGCCACGACCTACACCCTCGCCCTCAGCGACTTCACCAACAGCGGCGGGGACGAGTACACCATGTTCAATGACGGGCAGGGCACGACCCGTGAACCCGACGCGCAGGTCGTGCTGGAGTACATCCAGGGGCTCGGGACGGTCACGCCCACCGTCGGGCAGCGCATCCGGGCCGTCACCGGAACCTGA